In Opitutaceae bacterium TAV5, one genomic interval encodes:
- a CDS encoding salt-induced outer membrane protein has translation MSARLLAAGSDNNNATTATPGLEPVVELHLANGDKLTGRIIDRRDGKIFFKSDIFGTLEVAEAKAAVVEVPEPSTGSTPSDAIRSPSAPASAPGSVAATAPAKPAPPSKSAAVAAAGDSAKKGPPPAAAPAKARWKGKVELGYQQKSGSVDSLSYQARFEAQKEVGPDTYRATARLLYGEQDDIKNSDRIEASLRWRHQISERFFTQTATSYYQDAIADIDHNFEQNVGVGYKLIQRDRHVLNVGGGITGQYRSAPEVEGGIAALTEFFEDYTLKINGHLTFLQDFNVQYWPDQHSTSAATNADESLKVRFNAALQSKLTEKLSFNIRFEYEYDNAIADPDARKTQRIISSLGYAF, from the coding sequence ATGTCCGCCCGTCTCCTGGCTGCGGGGTCGGACAACAACAATGCCACGACTGCGACGCCCGGCCTCGAACCGGTGGTCGAGCTGCACCTGGCCAACGGAGACAAATTGACCGGCCGGATCATCGACCGGCGCGACGGCAAGATTTTCTTCAAATCCGATATTTTCGGCACTCTGGAAGTGGCGGAGGCCAAGGCTGCCGTGGTCGAGGTCCCCGAACCTTCGACCGGGAGCACACCGTCCGATGCGATCCGCTCCCCTTCGGCGCCCGCGTCCGCTCCGGGATCCGTCGCCGCGACTGCGCCGGCGAAGCCCGCGCCCCCGTCGAAATCTGCCGCGGTCGCCGCCGCCGGTGACAGCGCCAAAAAGGGCCCGCCGCCCGCCGCCGCACCCGCGAAGGCTCGCTGGAAGGGCAAGGTCGAACTCGGTTACCAGCAGAAAAGCGGAAGCGTGGATTCGCTCAGTTACCAGGCGCGTTTCGAAGCGCAGAAGGAAGTCGGTCCCGATACGTACCGCGCCACGGCCCGCCTGCTCTACGGCGAGCAGGACGATATAAAAAACTCCGACCGGATCGAGGCGAGCCTCCGCTGGCGGCACCAGATCAGCGAACGGTTTTTCACCCAGACCGCCACGAGCTATTACCAGGACGCGATCGCCGACATCGACCACAACTTCGAACAAAACGTCGGCGTCGGCTACAAGCTGATCCAGCGCGACCGCCATGTGCTCAATGTCGGCGGCGGCATCACCGGCCAGTACCGCAGCGCGCCCGAAGTCGAGGGCGGCATCGCCGCGCTGACCGAATTTTTCGAAGATTATACCCTCAAGATCAACGGACACCTGACGTTCCTGCAGGATTTCAACGTGCAGTACTGGCCGGACCAGCACTCCACCAGCGCGGCCACCAACGCGGACGAAAGCCTCAAGGTGAGATTCAATGCAGCGCTGCAGAGCAAGCTGACGGAAAAACTCTCGTTCAACATCCGTTTCGAATACGAATACGACAACGCGATCGCCGATCCCGACGCGCGCAAGACGCAGCGGATCATCAGTTCGCTCGGCTACGCCTTCTGA